The proteins below are encoded in one region of Thermococcus peptonophilus:
- a CDS encoding DUF2110 family protein produces MQEVVILEKVYGDRSGFEKLNKKLRSLLGELDVEWKLSAVKKNWVKVTLSGEDEEISANLVREEFGEVPYSLKNVREGQSYRGRFIDLGKVGYGAYVDIGVFRPAPKDALLPLYYLKKTFGDIPVRGMIRRFGWVDNLPVEVEVTRVEFGAREVELSFTEWQLKLIKSWISDGFDKLFVVGTISEKVEEALIKTGHGRDVKRLEELGLMETLLVLKKGTQAPGIIKAIGPYLPGAVFGAIKFEERP; encoded by the coding sequence ATGCAGGAAGTTGTTATTCTGGAAAAGGTTTATGGGGATAGAAGTGGATTTGAAAAGCTTAACAAAAAGCTCCGCTCGCTTCTCGGCGAGCTTGACGTTGAGTGGAAGCTCTCGGCTGTTAAGAAGAACTGGGTGAAGGTAACTCTCTCAGGGGAAGACGAGGAAATAAGCGCCAACCTCGTCAGGGAAGAGTTCGGCGAAGTCCCCTACAGCCTGAAGAACGTCAGGGAAGGCCAGAGCTATCGCGGGCGCTTCATCGACCTTGGAAAGGTCGGCTACGGGGCCTACGTGGACATAGGAGTGTTTAGGCCGGCTCCAAAGGACGCCCTGCTGCCTCTTTACTACCTCAAAAAGACGTTCGGAGACATCCCTGTCAGGGGGATGATACGCAGGTTTGGATGGGTTGACAACCTTCCAGTGGAAGTGGAAGTCACGAGGGTCGAGTTTGGGGCCAGGGAAGTCGAGCTGTCCTTCACAGAGTGGCAGTTGAAGCTCATCAAGTCATGGATAAGCGACGGATTTGATAAGCTCTTTGTTGTTGGGACCATCAGCGAAAAAGTCGAGGAAGCCCTCATAAAGACGGGTCACGGAAGGGACGTCAAGAGACTGGAAGAACTCGGCCTCATGGAGACCCTTCTGGTTCTGAAGAAGGGCACTCAGGCGCCTGGGATTATAAAGGCCATCGGGCCGTACCTACC
- the tfe gene encoding transcription factor E has protein sequence MAKRKNKELLEIAQEIGGDEAVEVVKALEKMKEATDEELAEATGIRVNTVRRILYMLNDEGLADFKRIRDPETGWYYYYWRLETKKLPEIIRSRKMAELKKLKEMLEEETSEIYYWCGTEGHPKLTFDEAMEYEFQCPICGRMLMQYDNTHIVEELKRRIEELEIELGLKKKPRKTSKKKKSKSG, from the coding sequence GTGGCAAAGCGCAAAAACAAGGAGCTCCTCGAGATCGCACAGGAGATAGGTGGAGACGAAGCCGTTGAGGTAGTCAAGGCCCTCGAAAAAATGAAAGAAGCCACGGATGAAGAGCTGGCTGAGGCAACCGGTATAAGGGTGAACACGGTAAGAAGAATACTCTACATGCTCAACGATGAGGGACTGGCTGACTTCAAGAGAATCAGAGACCCAGAAACTGGATGGTATTACTACTACTGGCGTCTTGAGACTAAAAAGCTCCCAGAGATAATCCGTTCCAGAAAAATGGCAGAACTTAAGAAGCTCAAGGAAATGCTGGAAGAGGAAACCAGCGAGATATACTACTGGTGCGGCACGGAAGGACATCCAAAGCTCACCTTTGATGAGGCAATGGAGTACGAGTTCCAGTGCCCGATCTGCGGCAGGATGCTCATGCAGTACGACAACACACATATCGTAGAAGAACTTAAAAGACGAATTGAGGAGCTTGAGATCGAGCTGGGCCTCAAGAAGAAGCCCAGAAAGACCTCAAAGAAAAAGAAGTCAAAGTCTGGGTGA
- a CDS encoding ATP-binding cassette domain-containing protein yields MKAVEVNNLRKSYPKRIPLPFRKVEWVEAVKGISFEVKRGELFGLLGPNGAGKTTTIKMLTTLLEPSGGSAKILGLDLIRDAREIRKRINLVAEGERTLYWRLSAYENLKYFARIYYVPKSEMEERIEELLKLVGLWERRNDLVMGYSRGMKQRLAIAKALINDPEVLFLDEPTLGLDVQSALFVRDFVKGLVKKEGKTVLLTTHYMVEAEELCDRIAIIDHGRIIALNTPEGLKKLVKDEETVEIAVREFNPALLEKSPWKLAVVQSTGERTVLRGSVDEEDLPKLVEWLVKNQVKVVSVERKEPTLEDVFIKLTGRGLRD; encoded by the coding sequence ATGAAGGCCGTCGAAGTTAACAACCTCAGAAAGAGCTACCCCAAGAGGATTCCCCTCCCCTTCCGAAAGGTTGAGTGGGTCGAGGCAGTTAAGGGTATAAGCTTCGAGGTCAAGAGGGGAGAGCTCTTCGGGTTGCTCGGCCCAAACGGTGCGGGAAAAACGACCACAATAAAAATGCTGACGACGCTCCTCGAACCGAGCGGTGGGAGCGCCAAAATACTTGGACTCGACCTCATAAGAGATGCTAGGGAAATTCGGAAGAGGATAAACCTTGTGGCCGAGGGCGAGAGGACGCTCTACTGGAGGCTCTCCGCCTATGAGAACCTCAAGTACTTTGCGAGGATTTATTACGTCCCGAAATCCGAGATGGAGGAGAGAATTGAAGAGCTTCTGAAGCTGGTCGGACTCTGGGAGAGACGGAACGACCTCGTGATGGGTTATTCACGCGGTATGAAGCAGAGGCTTGCAATAGCGAAGGCCCTGATAAACGACCCCGAGGTGCTTTTCCTCGACGAGCCCACACTTGGTCTTGATGTTCAGAGCGCTCTCTTTGTCAGGGACTTTGTGAAGGGGCTCGTAAAGAAAGAGGGAAAGACCGTGCTCCTGACCACTCACTACATGGTCGAGGCCGAGGAGCTCTGCGACAGGATAGCCATCATAGACCACGGAAGGATCATAGCGCTTAACACTCCCGAGGGCCTGAAAAAGCTCGTGAAAGACGAGGAAACCGTTGAAATCGCGGTGAGGGAATTCAATCCAGCACTTCTCGAAAAATCCCCCTGGAAACTTGCGGTCGTCCAGAGTACTGGAGAGAGAACGGTGCTTAGGGGGAGCGTTGACGAGGAAGACCTTCCAAAGCTGGTTGAGTGGCTCGTCAAAAATCAGGTTAAAGTGGTCTCCGTCGAGAGAAAGGAACCTACGCTTGAGGATGTTTTCATAAAGCTGACCGGAAGGGGGCTGAGGGATTGA
- a CDS encoding ABC transporter permease produces the protein MIAAVIEKEFRMFFRYPLRVISSVLVGIVFLLQFVYFGQAVLGGRYSALLEASTGLGDYPTYALIGYTLWWVSSSPIEAYVWGVRRELQRGTFETNVLSPSSLTVILLGLALSWMLMDSILMIIVFLIGVFLFKIPLSAVIILKSLPVIFLSLLTFLGFGFLFAGLVMLLKNIGPFAQLFEFGMLFFSGVFFPLTLMPNWVRSFAEIIPLTHAISTVRTIFSGGGYSQASSSIGWLVILVPLYWLIGYLLFRWAEKLTRVIGYGGY, from the coding sequence TTGATAGCGGCGGTGATCGAAAAGGAGTTCAGGATGTTCTTCCGCTATCCGTTGAGGGTTATAAGCTCTGTTCTCGTCGGCATAGTCTTTCTCCTCCAGTTCGTTTACTTTGGGCAGGCCGTTCTCGGCGGAAGGTACTCGGCGCTTCTGGAGGCCTCAACAGGGCTTGGGGATTACCCAACGTACGCGCTCATCGGCTATACCCTCTGGTGGGTCTCCTCATCACCCATAGAGGCCTACGTATGGGGAGTTCGGAGGGAACTCCAAAGAGGTACGTTCGAGACGAACGTCCTTTCCCCTTCGAGCCTGACGGTTATTCTCCTCGGCCTGGCCCTCAGCTGGATGCTCATGGATTCAATACTCATGATCATCGTTTTTCTCATTGGTGTCTTTCTGTTTAAAATCCCTCTCAGCGCTGTGATTATCCTCAAATCCCTCCCGGTGATTTTCCTCTCCCTTCTGACATTTCTTGGTTTTGGGTTCCTCTTTGCGGGCCTCGTAATGCTTTTGAAAAATATAGGCCCGTTCGCCCAGCTCTTTGAGTTTGGAATGCTGTTCTTCTCCGGAGTCTTCTTCCCGCTCACCCTCATGCCGAACTGGGTGCGGAGTTTTGCAGAGATTATACCCCTTACGCACGCAATCTCAACGGTCAGAACCATATTCTCTGGGGGCGGCTATTCACAGGCCTCCAGCTCTATTGGGTGGCTGGTCATTCTTGTCCCACTGTACTGGCTGATTGGTTATCTCCTGTTCAGGTGGGCAGAGAAACTGACCAGGGTGATAGGGTATGGAGGCTACTGA
- a CDS encoding ABC transporter permease yields the protein MEATELRALWGVAVKSWKVFLSYKVWFISDIGMGFLFVGQALLIGLGLTGKRNSEALQRLTGYSDYVAFAVLGLLILSFGLTFLSGFVWSVVDELYTGTLEYSFAAPMRRITFFLGNVLVRLFLSLLYMAIYLPFFKLLFGLGINLLAVLKALPVLLLGSLGMVGLGMVAAGIVLYLRDPGPFISILEMLVFALSGAMYPLSILPRALQALAKALPYAPTTEALRKVVVYGYGSSTGELWYLAVISILYSVLGYLVYKWSEKQARIVGLKSY from the coding sequence ATGGAGGCTACTGAACTCAGGGCGCTCTGGGGCGTCGCGGTGAAGAGCTGGAAGGTGTTCCTCAGCTACAAGGTCTGGTTCATCAGCGACATAGGGATGGGCTTCCTCTTCGTTGGACAGGCCCTCCTCATAGGGCTTGGACTTACTGGAAAGAGGAACTCCGAGGCCCTCCAGAGGCTCACAGGGTATTCTGACTACGTGGCATTCGCCGTTCTCGGTCTGTTGATTCTCAGCTTTGGTCTGACTTTTCTCAGCGGTTTTGTGTGGAGCGTCGTTGATGAGCTGTACACGGGAACACTGGAGTACTCATTCGCCGCCCCGATGAGGAGGATAACGTTCTTCCTCGGCAACGTCCTGGTCAGGCTATTCCTCTCGCTCCTTTACATGGCGATCTACCTCCCCTTCTTCAAGCTGCTCTTTGGGCTAGGGATTAACCTCCTGGCAGTCCTTAAAGCCCTCCCTGTTCTGCTCCTCGGAAGTCTGGGGATGGTCGGGCTCGGTATGGTGGCCGCAGGTATCGTGCTCTACCTCCGAGACCCAGGGCCCTTCATAAGCATCCTGGAAATGCTCGTCTTTGCCCTCAGCGGTGCGATGTATCCCCTTTCGATTCTTCCCAGGGCCCTCCAAGCTCTGGCGAAGGCCCTCCCCTATGCGCCGACAACGGAGGCCCTGAGAAAAGTCGTGGTGTACGGCTACGGCTCAAGCACGGGCGAACTTTGGTACCTTGCCGTGATATCCATTCTGTATTCCGTTCTGGGGTATCTCGTCTATAAATGGAGTGAAAAGCAGGCGAGGATTGTCGGCCTCAAGTCCTATTGA
- a CDS encoding ADP-dependent ribose-1-phosphate kinase: MKLDVIGIGNLNYDIIFTLERFPEFHEKISAKGAHFGLGGAAANTISWLAHFGLKTGYIGAVGNDDVGEMHIKYFRSIGVDTGGIDVVEEPSGVAVAMVAGDDKRIVKYPGANLRRRFKPEYASRAKFLHLSSNPPELIEEAVNFASQKGIRVSLDIGEAPLPRELENKVDYLMMNEDEYRRKYGSLDLSLCRAKNLVVTLNGGGALVREGNNVFEVRGLSARVVDSTGAGDSFDAGVIYGVLNGWSLLDSAKLGMLLAYLTVQKVGARSAIVPLDDVKRMAKEVGLDLPFNRT, translated from the coding sequence GTGAAGCTGGACGTCATCGGCATCGGCAACCTGAACTACGACATAATATTCACGCTGGAACGCTTTCCAGAGTTCCACGAGAAGATCAGCGCCAAAGGTGCCCACTTTGGACTGGGCGGCGCGGCCGCCAACACGATAAGCTGGCTCGCCCACTTCGGACTTAAAACGGGCTACATAGGGGCGGTGGGAAACGACGACGTTGGAGAGATGCACATCAAATACTTCCGGAGCATCGGGGTTGATACAGGTGGGATAGACGTAGTTGAAGAGCCATCGGGCGTTGCCGTGGCGATGGTTGCAGGGGACGACAAGAGGATAGTCAAATACCCCGGGGCAAATCTCAGGAGGAGGTTCAAGCCCGAATACGCATCGAGGGCCAAGTTCCTCCACCTCTCATCCAACCCGCCGGAGCTTATAGAGGAAGCCGTCAATTTCGCGAGCCAGAAGGGGATAAGGGTCTCCCTGGATATAGGTGAAGCACCGCTCCCGCGTGAGCTTGAGAACAAGGTGGACTACCTGATGATGAACGAGGACGAGTACAGGCGCAAGTACGGGAGCCTTGACCTGAGCCTGTGCAGGGCCAAGAACCTCGTGGTCACTCTGAACGGTGGTGGTGCTCTCGTCAGGGAGGGGAATAACGTCTTCGAGGTTAGGGGTCTGAGTGCGAGGGTAGTTGACTCGACGGGTGCCGGGGATTCCTTCGATGCTGGTGTTATCTACGGCGTCCTCAACGGCTGGTCTCTCCTCGACTCCGCTAAGCTCGGGATGCTGCTCGCATACCTTACCGTCCAGAAGGTTGGAGCGAGGAGCGCTATAGTCCCGCTCGATGATGTAAAAAGGATGGCAAAGGAAGTCGGCCTGGATCTGCCATTCAATAGGACTTGA
- a CDS encoding acylphosphatase, which yields MKRVRAHLRIYGRVQGVGFRWSMSREARKLGVHGWVRNLPDGTVEAVIEGEPERVEALIGWAHQGPPLARVTKVEIKWEEPEGLEGFKVVG from the coding sequence ATGAAGCGGGTAAGGGCGCACCTTAGAATATACGGAAGGGTTCAGGGTGTGGGCTTTCGCTGGAGCATGAGTAGGGAAGCCCGAAAGCTTGGAGTCCACGGATGGGTCAGAAACCTGCCGGATGGGACAGTGGAAGCCGTTATCGAGGGCGAGCCAGAAAGGGTGGAGGCTTTAATAGGATGGGCCCACCAGGGGCCGCCGCTGGCTAGGGTCACTAAGGTTGAGATAAAATGGGAAGAACCTGAGGGGCTAGAGGGCTTTAAGGTCGTCGGATGA
- the cutA gene encoding divalent-cation tolerance protein CutA, which yields MEAIIVYTTFPDWESARKVTRELLERKLIVCANLREHEAMYWWEGKIEEGKEVGVIYKTEVSKWKELRETIKELHPYDVPMIARIDLDKLNREYSEWMARVLFG from the coding sequence ATGGAAGCTATCATCGTTTACACGACGTTTCCAGACTGGGAGAGCGCCAGAAAGGTCACCAGGGAACTCTTAGAAAGGAAGCTGATAGTCTGCGCAAACCTCAGGGAGCACGAGGCTATGTACTGGTGGGAGGGCAAGATCGAGGAAGGGAAAGAAGTCGGCGTCATCTACAAGACCGAAGTTAGCAAGTGGAAGGAGCTGAGGGAGACGATAAAGGAGCTCCACCCCTACGATGTCCCGATGATAGCCAGAATTGACCTCGACAAGCTCAACAGGGAATACTCGGAGTGGATGGCGAGGGTGCTCTTCGGATGA
- a CDS encoding endonuclease dU: MIRKVKPQIRVVGFDDGTFSFSSKLKHEKTILIGVVMKGSVEVVGVLARWITVDGRDVTDALIDAVNSSRFKDLRVILLKGITYAGFNIVDLERLHNETGLPVVVVVRKKPDILAMEDALRKHFPDAEERIALLRKAPPLVELVPDKLYFQTVGLDEKTAAEVIKVTTRTGLIPEPLRLAHMIASAVMTGESKRE; encoded by the coding sequence ATGATCCGCAAGGTTAAGCCCCAGATCAGGGTGGTTGGATTCGACGATGGCACCTTCTCATTTTCTTCAAAGCTGAAACATGAAAAGACAATACTGATTGGAGTCGTGATGAAGGGTTCCGTTGAGGTCGTTGGTGTTCTCGCCCGCTGGATAACGGTTGATGGGAGAGACGTTACGGACGCTCTGATAGACGCCGTGAACTCATCACGGTTCAAGGACTTGAGGGTCATCCTTCTCAAAGGGATAACCTACGCCGGGTTCAACATCGTTGACCTTGAGAGGCTCCACAATGAGACTGGTCTTCCCGTGGTGGTGGTCGTTAGGAAGAAACCAGATATCCTGGCAATGGAAGATGCCCTGAGAAAGCACTTCCCGGATGCAGAGGAGAGGATAGCCCTGCTCAGAAAGGCTCCCCCTCTTGTTGAACTTGTGCCGGATAAGCTTTATTTCCAAACTGTTGGTTTGGACGAGAAAACGGCAGCTGAGGTGATTAAGGTCACAACGAGGACAGGGCTCATACCCGAACCCCTAAGGCTGGCCCATATGATAGCCAGCGCCGTGATGACAGGGGAGAGCAAGCGGGAGTAG
- a CDS encoding universal stress protein, with amino-acid sequence MFEKILYPTDFSDISLHALHNCLPDLFELGAKELYLLHVIDITVAELQAFELEEIYKNKLEELAKTLRETGIDVKTSVRIGIPSLEIAEEAESIGADLIISPSVGENVWRQMFLGSTASNLVRATKRPVLLLKYSKKDDSFELPVKCSELFQRPLVALDFSECSEKITNAVEKFREQIEKGILLHSVDYGKIDELEKNIDAAKKRLDEVAEKLGVEFEKEVMVGTASQAIIGTALAKKATLIVIGKKGRSIIKELILGSTAERVIRDSKLPVLLVPCE; translated from the coding sequence ATGTTTGAGAAGATTTTGTATCCGACCGACTTCTCGGATATATCCCTTCATGCCCTTCACAACTGCCTCCCCGACCTGTTTGAGCTTGGCGCAAAGGAGCTCTACCTGCTCCACGTCATAGACATAACGGTCGCAGAACTCCAGGCCTTTGAGCTTGAGGAGATTTACAAAAACAAGCTCGAAGAGCTTGCAAAAACTCTCAGGGAAACGGGGATTGACGTCAAGACTTCCGTGAGGATTGGCATTCCTTCCCTCGAAATAGCGGAGGAAGCGGAGAGCATAGGCGCTGACCTCATCATCAGTCCGAGTGTGGGCGAGAACGTCTGGAGGCAGATGTTCCTGGGAAGCACGGCTTCGAACCTCGTCAGAGCCACGAAGAGGCCAGTGCTCCTTCTCAAGTACTCGAAAAAAGACGACTCCTTTGAGCTTCCCGTGAAGTGCTCAGAACTTTTCCAGAGGCCGCTTGTTGCTCTGGACTTCTCAGAGTGCTCCGAAAAAATCACGAATGCCGTTGAGAAGTTCAGGGAGCAAATTGAAAAGGGGATCCTGCTCCACTCGGTTGACTACGGAAAAATAGACGAGCTGGAGAAGAACATAGATGCCGCGAAAAAGCGCCTGGATGAGGTTGCGGAGAAACTCGGAGTGGAGTTCGAAAAGGAAGTTATGGTTGGAACGGCCAGTCAGGCCATAATAGGAACTGCCCTAGCTAAAAAAGCAACGCTCATAGTCATAGGCAAGAAGGGCAGGAGCATAATCAAGGAGCTCATACTCGGCTCCACAGCGGAAAGGGTCATAAGGGACTCAAAACTCCCGGTGCTCCTCGTTCCGTGTGAATGA
- the gcvT gene encoding glycine cleavage system aminomethyltransferase GcvT — protein sequence MVKRVHIFDWHKEHAKKVEEFAGWEMPIWYSSIKEEHLAVRNGVGIFDVSHMGEFIFRGKGALEFLQYVTTNDISKPPAISGTYTLVLNERGAVKDETLVFNLGNNEYMMVCDSDAFEKLDAWFNAIKRGIEKFGDIDLEIENKTYDMVMFSIQGPKARDLAKELFGIDINDLWWFQAKEVELDGIKMLLSRSGYTGENGFEVYFEDANPYHPDPSKRGEPEKALHVWKTILEAGEKYGIKPAGLGARDTLRLEAGYTLYGNETKEKQLLSTDIDEVTPLQANLEFAIFWDKEFIGKEALLKQKERGLPSKMVHFKMVDKGVPREGYRVYKDGEPIGEVTSGTLSPLLGIGIGIAFVKPEYAVPGVEIEVEIRGKPKKAVTVAPPFYDPKKYGAFREE from the coding sequence ATGGTCAAGAGAGTTCACATATTCGACTGGCATAAGGAGCACGCCAAGAAGGTTGAGGAATTCGCCGGCTGGGAGATGCCCATCTGGTACTCCAGCATAAAGGAGGAACACCTCGCCGTTAGGAACGGCGTTGGCATCTTTGATGTTTCCCACATGGGCGAGTTCATCTTCCGCGGTAAGGGCGCTCTGGAGTTCCTCCAGTATGTCACAACCAACGACATAAGCAAGCCCCCAGCCATAAGCGGAACCTACACGCTCGTCCTCAATGAGAGGGGAGCGGTAAAGGATGAGACCCTGGTCTTTAACCTTGGGAACAACGAGTACATGATGGTCTGTGATTCAGATGCCTTCGAAAAGCTCGACGCCTGGTTCAACGCCATCAAGCGCGGAATTGAAAAGTTCGGTGACATAGACCTCGAGATAGAGAACAAGACCTACGACATGGTCATGTTCTCGATCCAGGGGCCGAAGGCAAGGGACCTCGCCAAGGAGCTATTCGGCATAGACATCAACGACCTCTGGTGGTTCCAGGCCAAGGAGGTTGAGCTCGACGGCATAAAGATGCTCCTTTCGAGGAGTGGCTACACGGGAGAGAACGGCTTTGAGGTCTACTTTGAGGACGCCAACCCGTACCACCCCGACCCGAGCAAGAGGGGCGAGCCAGAGAAGGCCCTCCACGTCTGGAAGACCATCCTTGAGGCTGGAGAGAAGTACGGCATAAAGCCTGCTGGACTCGGCGCTCGTGATACCCTCAGGCTTGAGGCAGGATACACCCTGTACGGAAACGAGACAAAAGAGAAGCAGCTCCTCAGCACTGACATAGACGAAGTCACGCCGCTCCAGGCCAACCTTGAGTTTGCAATCTTCTGGGACAAGGAGTTCATAGGAAAGGAGGCACTCCTCAAGCAGAAGGAGCGCGGACTGCCGAGCAAGATGGTGCACTTCAAGATGGTTGACAAAGGCGTCCCGAGGGAAGGCTACAGGGTCTACAAGGATGGTGAGCCCATCGGCGAGGTCACCAGCGGAACACTCTCACCTCTCCTCGGCATAGGCATCGGAATAGCCTTCGTCAAGCCAGAGTACGCGGTTCCAGGCGTTGAAATCGAGGTCGAGATAAGGGGCAAGCCCAAGAAGGCGGTCACAGTCGCTCCGCCCTTCTACGACCCCAAGAAGTACGGCGCCTTCAGGGAGGAGTGA
- a CDS encoding DMT family transporter: MSKKHAVLAVLLWSTVASAFKLSLRYLTPLQLLFYASLTSLLVFGLLHSREFSLDRRNLRSAYLGLINPFLYYLVLFSAYDRLPAQEAQALNYTWPLMLVLLSIPLLGRRPEPRTVLGLLVGFAGALVIATKGELTSLTFSDPLGVALGLGSAVIWASYWLLNLRDERPLVEKMFWNFLFGFAYVSTLVLVSGEFQLPPLEGLVGAVYVGLFEMGITFLLWYRAVEGDIAFASSIAYLVPFLSLFFISLIVGERIAFSTILGLVLIVTGIVMEKK, from the coding sequence ATGTCAAAGAAACATGCAGTCCTCGCTGTTCTCCTCTGGTCAACGGTTGCCTCTGCCTTCAAGCTGTCGCTTAGATATCTTACACCACTTCAGCTACTGTTTTATGCGTCGTTGACTTCCCTTCTGGTTTTCGGACTTCTCCATTCCCGGGAGTTTTCTCTCGACCGGAGGAATCTCCGTTCGGCGTATCTTGGGCTTATAAACCCGTTCCTCTACTACCTCGTCCTTTTTTCGGCCTACGACAGACTGCCCGCCCAGGAAGCTCAGGCCCTCAACTACACGTGGCCTTTAATGCTCGTCCTGCTCTCCATCCCGCTCCTCGGAAGGAGGCCTGAACCGAGAACAGTGCTCGGTCTCCTCGTTGGATTCGCGGGGGCGCTAGTTATCGCGACAAAGGGTGAGCTGACGTCCCTGACTTTCTCTGACCCGCTGGGGGTTGCACTCGGCCTTGGGAGTGCCGTTATCTGGGCTTCCTACTGGCTCCTGAACCTCCGCGACGAGAGGCCCCTCGTTGAGAAGATGTTCTGGAACTTTCTCTTCGGGTTTGCCTACGTTTCAACGCTGGTCCTGGTGAGCGGAGAATTTCAGCTCCCGCCGCTGGAAGGCCTAGTGGGTGCGGTTTACGTTGGGCTTTTTGAGATGGGGATCACTTTCCTGCTCTGGTATAGGGCGGTTGAGGGTGATATTGCATTCGCTTCCAGTATAGCCTACCTTGTGCCGTTCCTAAGTCTCTTTTTTATATCCCTCATTGTGGGAGAGAGAATAGCGTTCTCAACGATTCTGGGGCTCGTTCTGATAGTCACTGGAATAGTTATGGAAAAGAAGTAG
- a CDS encoding signal peptidase I, translated as MEEWKKDLAWIVLTIIIVAGIHSGLRFALHTDSPLVIVVSGSMEPVFYRGDVVLLKGVTDPSQVKVNDVIVYKRPGYPYPIIHRVRYISTVKLNGKEETCFVTWGDNNPVPDPPYPTSQGSLEVRMPDGMIAGCVPSYAVEAKAELVFPKIGLIPLWIRERIGL; from the coding sequence ATGGAAGAGTGGAAAAAAGACCTCGCATGGATCGTTTTAACCATTATCATAGTCGCGGGCATACACTCGGGCCTCAGATTCGCCCTCCATACCGATTCGCCTCTGGTCATAGTCGTCAGCGGCTCGATGGAGCCCGTCTTCTACCGTGGTGATGTTGTTCTTCTGAAGGGCGTCACCGACCCGTCGCAGGTGAAAGTCAACGACGTGATAGTCTACAAACGCCCGGGTTATCCCTACCCGATAATCCACCGCGTTAGATACATCTCTACCGTGAAACTCAACGGAAAAGAAGAGACATGCTTCGTCACGTGGGGGGACAACAACCCAGTCCCAGATCCACCATACCCGACTTCACAAGGTTCCCTTGAAGTCCGCATGCCCGACGGAATGATAGCTGGCTGCGTCCCGAGCTATGCCGTCGAGGCCAAGGCAGAGCTCGTGTTCCCGAAAATCGGGCTAATCCCGCTGTGGATTAGGGAGAGAATAGGGTTATGA
- a CDS encoding DUF531 family protein: MATLTLALYNTYDTKRLHEAHLRAIARAAPIAHAYGFHLALVGFPLEGKPVEIAEEVSGHTTIGDGGKYLLELARANKFHLLEFPKRGFPPQFGIPVATTRKPWPEKEISPLELARETLSGRSFLLIIGLGRHGLPEEIFKIARYHMDVTGKRTSLETCTAMGAIGARIATYMEALKWKSGKKTSHGSF, translated from the coding sequence ATGGCAACACTGACCCTTGCATTATACAATACTTATGACACAAAACGTCTGCACGAGGCCCATCTAAGGGCAATAGCCAGGGCTGCACCCATAGCGCATGCCTACGGCTTCCACCTAGCCCTTGTGGGCTTTCCCCTTGAGGGAAAACCTGTGGAAATAGCAGAAGAGGTCAGTGGACATACCACGATTGGGGACGGGGGAAAGTATCTCCTGGAACTGGCTAGGGCAAACAAGTTTCACCTACTCGAATTTCCCAAGAGGGGGTTTCCTCCCCAGTTTGGGATTCCAGTTGCAACAACTAGAAAACCCTGGCCGGAAAAGGAGATAAGCCCCCTTGAACTAGCGAGGGAAACACTCTCAGGCAGAAGCTTTCTCCTCATCATAGGGCTTGGAAGACACGGCCTACCAGAGGAAATCTTTAAGATTGCAAGGTACCACATGGATGTGACTGGAAAGAGAACGAGCCTCGAAACGTGCACCGCGATGGGCGCGATCGGCGCTAGAATAGCAACATACATGGAGGCGTTAAAATGGAAGAGTGGAAAAAAGACCTCGCATGGATCGTTTTAA